The following proteins come from a genomic window of Brevibacillus antibioticus:
- a CDS encoding iron-containing alcohol dehydrogenase, with the protein MQISKFMTPEIIFGNQSLGQVGESLRRLGASRVFLVSDPGVASAGWVERIISYLQQQKLDYHLWTNVTANPKDYEIHAGITEYRAKECNAILGVGGGSAIDAAKAIALLATNEGSIVQYEGVDNIQHPLPPMVMVPTTAGSGSEVSQFSIIVDSARKVKMAIISKSLIPDIAIIDPQTLMTKDKLLTANTGMDVLTHAIESYISLAATPLTEVHSLQAMRLIAQHLRPSVASQYNTEAKQAMAMASLQAGIAFSNAILGAVHAMSHQLGGFLDAPHGEVNAILLPHVLEYNYIAAPEKYRQIAECLGENTAGLSTHAASRLTLKAVKELVSDLEVPRSLSAIGVPPEQIDLLSSLAVLDVCMTTNPRDMTVHDVATLFRQAL; encoded by the coding sequence ATGCAAATATCCAAGTTCATGACGCCGGAAATTATTTTCGGGAACCAGTCTCTTGGTCAGGTAGGGGAAAGCTTGCGTCGATTGGGAGCTTCTCGCGTCTTTCTTGTCAGTGATCCGGGGGTGGCAAGCGCGGGCTGGGTCGAGCGAATCATCTCTTATTTGCAGCAGCAAAAGCTCGACTATCATCTCTGGACCAACGTGACAGCCAATCCAAAAGATTACGAGATTCATGCCGGGATTACTGAATATCGCGCCAAGGAATGCAATGCTATTCTCGGTGTCGGCGGAGGCAGTGCCATCGATGCAGCCAAGGCAATCGCGCTATTGGCTACCAACGAGGGCAGCATCGTCCAATACGAAGGCGTGGACAATATCCAGCATCCCCTTCCTCCCATGGTGATGGTACCGACGACAGCGGGCTCTGGCTCGGAGGTTTCGCAATTTTCCATCATTGTGGACAGTGCACGCAAGGTGAAAATGGCGATCATCTCTAAATCGCTCATACCCGATATCGCTATCATCGACCCGCAAACCTTGATGACCAAGGACAAGCTGCTCACTGCCAATACAGGCATGGATGTGCTGACACATGCCATTGAATCGTATATTTCGCTCGCGGCAACGCCACTGACCGAGGTGCATTCGCTGCAAGCCATGCGTCTCATCGCCCAGCATTTGCGTCCATCTGTCGCCAGTCAATACAATACAGAGGCCAAGCAAGCGATGGCCATGGCGAGCCTTCAAGCCGGAATCGCTTTTTCCAACGCCATCCTTGGTGCTGTGCACGCCATGTCCCATCAGCTTGGAGGATTCCTCGACGCTCCGCATGGCGAGGTGAATGCCATCTTGCTCCCCCATGTGCTTGAGTACAACTACATCGCGGCACCGGAAAAATACAGGCAAATCGCAGAATGCCTCGGTGAAAACACGGCGGGCTTGAGCACACATGCCGCCTCTCGTCTCACACTCAAAGCGGTCAAGGAGCTGGTAAGCGATCTGGAGGTACCCCGATCTTTGTCGGCCATCGGGGTACCTCCAGAGCAAATCGACCTGCTCAGTTCTCTCGCTGTATTGGACGTGTGCATGACGACCAATCCTCGCGACATGACCGTCCACGATGTTGCGACGTTGTTTCGCCAAGCCTTGTAG
- the adhP gene encoding alcohol dehydrogenase AdhP, whose amino-acid sequence MKAAVVNEFHQKLEVKEVAIPEVGHGEVLVKIKTCGVCHTDLHAAHGDWPVKPKLPLIPGHEGVGVVEKLGEGVTSLKMGDRVGIPWLFSACGECDYCLTGWETLCVQQLNGGYSADGAYAEYCVAPAAYVARIPDELGDVEAAPILCAGVTTYKALKVANVKPGEWVAIYGIGGLGHVALQYAKAMGYNIVAVDIHKEKLDLAKELGADVTVNGSEVDPVQAIQEQVGGVHGAISVAVTKKAFEQAYKSVRRGGSLVVVGLPNAELPIPIFDTVLNGVTVKGSIVGTRKDMQEALDFAARGKVRAIIETQPLDQINDVLERLEKGQINGRVVLTME is encoded by the coding sequence ATGAAAGCAGCAGTAGTCAACGAGTTCCATCAAAAGCTGGAAGTAAAGGAAGTCGCCATTCCAGAAGTCGGACACGGTGAGGTTCTGGTAAAAATCAAGACGTGCGGTGTCTGCCATACGGACCTGCATGCGGCACATGGGGATTGGCCCGTGAAGCCAAAGCTGCCTTTGATTCCTGGGCATGAGGGCGTAGGTGTTGTTGAAAAGCTGGGGGAAGGCGTTACCTCGCTGAAAATGGGAGATCGTGTAGGCATTCCGTGGTTATTCTCCGCTTGCGGTGAATGCGACTACTGCCTGACAGGGTGGGAGACACTGTGCGTGCAACAGTTAAACGGGGGCTATTCCGCTGATGGTGCCTATGCTGAATATTGTGTAGCGCCTGCTGCTTATGTAGCGCGAATTCCAGACGAGCTGGGCGATGTGGAAGCAGCGCCGATTCTGTGCGCAGGGGTAACTACGTATAAAGCATTGAAGGTAGCAAACGTGAAACCGGGTGAATGGGTGGCGATCTATGGCATCGGTGGCTTGGGGCATGTGGCTCTCCAATATGCCAAGGCGATGGGCTACAACATCGTAGCGGTCGATATTCACAAGGAAAAGCTGGACTTGGCCAAAGAACTAGGGGCAGATGTGACAGTAAACGGCAGTGAGGTTGATCCGGTCCAAGCCATTCAAGAACAGGTGGGCGGTGTCCACGGGGCGATCAGTGTGGCAGTCACCAAGAAGGCGTTTGAACAAGCCTACAAATCGGTTCGACGCGGTGGTTCTCTCGTTGTTGTTGGCTTGCCGAATGCAGAGCTGCCCATCCCGATTTTTGATACGGTATTGAATGGAGTGACCGTGAAAGGCTCCATCGTGGGGACGCGCAAGGATATGCAAGAAGCACTTGATTTTGCAGCACGCGGCAAGGTTCGCGCGATCATCGAGACGCAGCCGCTGGATCAGATCAACGATGTATTGGAGCGTTTGGAAAAAGGTCAAATCAATGGACGGGTTGTTTTGACGATGGAGTAG